AATATCAAATCCATGTTTTCGTCCAATATTAGACCAAATCCCGAagcttttttacttttacttttaattgatgAAGATGTACATGGATTATCATCCATTGAATTTGATGTGTTTCCAAACATAATGAGATAAGCTTTTTCACtacaaacataaaaagaaaacagtgCAGCAGAGGTATGAACAGTGcaacactttattttttcaaaaaataaaatcacttacAACATGGGAAGGGAACAAAGTCTGTGAGGCACAGGAAAATGGGATAAGCTTTTTCACtacaaacataaaaagaaaacagtgCAGCAGAGGTATGAGCAGTTcaacactttattttttcaaaaaataaaatcacttacAACATGGGAAGCGAACAAAGTCTCTGAGGTGGAGGAACTGGATCTTAACACAATGCACAGGAACTTAAAACATTGTGCAGACAAAGATGAACTTACACAAGGTGCGAGATCAAAGGCAAAGAACTATGGCACGAGAACAAAGACGAGATTGTAGGCGAGAACGATGGTGCAAGAGCGAAGGCACGAGTGAGGGTGCAAGTGAGAGCAAGAGCACGAGAACAAAGATGAATCCAAAGAACGAAAGAAGAGTCTGAGTGAATCACAAGAGaggaatgaagaagatgagCTTTGTCActaaacctaaataaaaaaacctaaaCTAATGAGTCCTAAAAACAACTACgttttacattttcaaaatttcttcacAAACTCGTCAGAAGTAGACTCGTGATTTTAGGCAAGCTTACCAATTCCACCACTGAGTCTATTGATCCTACACCAATTCCGATTTTGGTTCCAAGTTAACTCGAAAGTACTGTGTGGACTCGTAAACTTGACTGTTAAGTCATGAATTCGATAACACTAGATATGATTGATAGATTTAGAATATTTGTGGATATATATTTATGCAGAAGTCCatttatgattgaaatatttaataatcttCCCTTATCCTGTCATCCCTGATATCAGGTTGCTGAAGATATGGGGGTTATAGCTTGTATCCGAAGTCTCTTTTTGTCTAATCAAGATTACACAATTCACCCTGATCCTAATCAAGTACAAAATATGCTGAAGAGTTCCTCGTCTGTGGTAATTTTTCTCCATTCTTTCTGTGTATGTGTCATCATCTGTCTGCATGAATGTGCTTGTGTGAGTAGGATACAGGTCGTGTGACCATTGACATGTACATCTTTTCACACACTATGCATTTAGCATAATCATAagatttgtttcatttttctctttcagctGGATTCAAAAACTTCAGAAAGTGTGCCTGCTTACTTGCACAATACAGAGAAAACCATGAAGCATGAATCACTGGATAATTTAATGCCCTTTCAAGGTCCTAGGAACAATTATTCACCTCATGCTGTGAATCAGAAGATGACTGTTGATGAGGCCAAGCATGAGAGGCCAGAATTATACGGTGATGGAAATTTCATTTTGCTTCAGTCAATGTCTAATATGATGAATGTGGAGCAGCAGAAATTTTTAGGGATGAGACCTATAAATGAGAGAAAGTTTGAATTGAACAGTAGTGGCTGTGATGATACAAGTGTGGGATCGGGAAAAAATTTGTCAtcttttttacataatttgGTTACGGGTAATAATTGTGTCAACGATTTAGTATGTCCATCCAAAAATGTTGGCGTTGATTCTGTATCCTTCTCAGAATTTCTTGATACAGCTGTCTGTGAAAGTGAAAAGTTTCATTATGTAGATATCAACCAAAATGGAGTGTTGAACTGGACCAGACCTTCAGATGCATACTCTCGAAAAGATACTGGGAAGTCGGAGTTGCAGACTGAACCTTGTTCCAAGGATACCGCATACACTTTGAAGTTTCCTGCTGGCTATGAGTTACATGAAGCACTTGGGCCAAGTTTTCTAAGACGGATCAAATATTTTGATTGGGCAGTGAAGGCAAATCAAGATGTTAAAGCCGCTGAGATGTCAGATGAGCTAAGCTGTAGCCAATTGACTTCTGAATCTCAGCCAGAGCATCTCTTAGAGGCTATGGTGGCTAACATCTGCCATAGTAATAATAATGTCAATAGGGAGTTGTCATTTTCTACAACAATGCAGGCTGCAATAGCCTCAGGAAGTAATCCCGAGGATTCCATCCACACTGTCCACACCATTAATTCTGATAGCTGTTCAATAGATCAGCCTCACGTTGGTAGAGAggaaaaacattataatttggGTTCATCTGGGATATGTGGTATAATGTCTCCAAAGGGTTTTTCTTCTACATGTCCTAGTTCATGTAGTGAACAATTTGAGAGGTCTTCTGAACCAACTAAGAACAGCAAGAAGAGGGCTAGGCCTGGTGAAAGTTGTAGGCCTAGACCAAGGGACAGACAACTTATCCAAGATCGTATTAAGGAGTTGAGGGAACTGGTACCAAATGGAGCAAAGGTATTCTTCACATCCATTTTCTAATCCCGTCTCaattagttttgattttttgttggttttttcaATTTACATAGCTAATTATTTCATATGGTCTTGTCAACAGTGCAGTATTGATTCGCTACTGGAGTGCACCATAAAACACATGCTCTTTCTCAAGAATGTAACCAAGGACAAGCTAAATAAATTTACGGACACAAAGACTAAGGTAATAGAGTTTTAGAAGTCACTGATTATACTTAGTCAAATAGTTCACTGATTATACCTAGTCAAATTGTTAATGAGTATTGATATTTAATTCCAATAAATACATTTGTTTCTTACTCGGCATTATTTAAATGACAATTTTTACTGAAAATGATGACATTAATTCTCAGCATTTTCCCTTCAGAACATTTAGCAGGACCCTAAAATTTTATGCATTTGTTCAATTGCTAGTAAAGAGAGCAAGTTTTTGTAGTTTTGATTGTTGAATGACCCGTTTCAAAAGTTTGGTTTGCTTCATTTGAACAATTTATGAATGTgtgatttcaattttattatactatcaatattattttacacAATTGCAATTGCACAGTTGCATCACATGGAAAAAGATATTAACGGATCATCAAGACATCAACAAGGTTCTAGTTGGGCAATGGAAGTCGGAGGCCATCTGAAAGTTCGTTCAATATTAGTGGAGAATCTTAATAAGAATGGCCAGATGCTTGTTGAGGTGTGTTAGGAGTTGAAAATTATaaccttaaatatattttctagaataaacaagaaaaattctccttttgagaAATGGAGGATAGAAGCCCTTCTAAGATTGTACTCCATGCCCTTGTATTCTAACTATGACTTATGCTGCAGATGTTGTGTGAGGAGTGTAGCCATTTTCTTGAGATAGCAGAAGCCATCAGAAGCATGGGTCTGACAATATTGAATGGGGCAACAGAAGCTCATGGCGAGAAGACATGTATATGTTTTGTGGTTGAGGCAGGGTCAGAAGTAAGCTTTATTTCTAATTCAATTAAAGAAACTCAGTGCATTAATTTTACACTATCTAGGACTGAACTGAAGAAGTAGCATGCATgttctatttctatttaaaatgttGTAATAACTATTGCACATCGTGATGAGTCATGCATGAAAACTAAGTGATTATTTCCTGCGTAGATACTGACATGCAACGACCATACATATGAAGtcacttaatttataataatctttatgtatgaattattgtaattaaagtTGTTATAACTTGGAAGTGTTTGTATGTTAAGTGTTGTGCTGAATTGTAAATAGTTGGGTTGTTACATGTGAACATTGATGGAATACAAGTCTGTTAGATTTCTtaagtacaatttttttattatcattatgttAAACTACCGAGTGATTGATGCAAAGTGAATTGTCTGTCACAGGGCCAAAACAACAGAAATTTACACAGATTGGATATCTTGTGGCCGCTTGTTCAATTACTGCAATCCAAGAGCACTATGTATTCATAAAATCCTTCTGATTCTTGGACACTCACAAAGCTACTTCATTGACTGTTGTAACACAATCTTTGAAATTCTACTCCAAATATTAGGGcctatttatgttttctttttcaataaaagtagaaaacatgaatgtaaacatgtttggttgaactttagaaaaaaaaatctcatttttttttttctaaattaatccaaaatcagaaaatatataaaacgtTATTCCTGTTTTCTGTGGAAAAttttgaagatgaaaattctaCGGTGAGTGAAATTACTCCAATGCAACCATTCTTCCAATTACAATCCTTAAGATGCTACATCCAAGCCGTCATTGCTCCTCTGCAACTGCGAGCATTATCAGTATCCAggttttcatcttatttttcttttgttctcttttattttttctctacaagtctttgcttttcatcttgtctcttttttttttcctatgaaGTATATACCGGTGCAGTTGCGCTGTACAATGATTTTGGCCGTTTGTGGTCTCCTTTatggttttttcttttgaatctaTTTCATTTAAGAGCTCTTGCAATTTCTAATGTTCTATcttgtaataaattttaattactaagACTTTTTTCCTAGTTATTCCATGATGATGctaagtttcaatttttttatttcttattcatGTAGAGTTTACCTAGTTTATGCTCTTATGGATTGATGCATCTATCTGAGACTGTCTTGTACAAATCATAAGTGTCTATTTTAAGTGTGAAACACATGTGCCACGTGTTATGTATTCTGTTAGAGTGACGTGATGTGATTCATGGAGTTTTTATATACAGGCACCATGTGAAAAAGATTGGGGTACGAGCATTCAtttgagaaagagagaaattgataaagaattttttattttatccgaAACTGAGGCATCagaataaaactatttttatcatcaaattttttatttcatccaaaataaaagtgaatctttttgttttctttgcaaAGTTATTATCAACGGGTTTCACTTTTATCATACACAAGTGTAAATCCATCCAAACTCATCTTGGCTCATAAATGGAGACATCCAAGACTAGGATTTcttgctattctcaccacatgactcatcactctctaattgagcatggatggtcattatAATATCAGGATAAACTCCATAAGGACACTCCGgtcattcatacggtcaatcacaacaaactacaaggcaccaccatgtaacctccttTGAGGATCATGaaattacgtccaataaccatacttgTTACACTTACACCACCCATCACTTTGTTACACTTACGTAATTCACATACTTTGTATATACATgttttcaaactataattcacaaTGCAATACATCATGTCTTTAATCATGTTGCACAATTATTCCTTTAGTtatgtcataaaaacaactcagacattacatattttcacaaaaacatcacttataagcataaatttctttataatatttaattaccaatatttaagtaattcaaacagcttggAAATCCTCACCAATGGCTCTGGAATGGTCAAAAACctccaaaacgacctaaagaacgtccaaaacagATGTCTGGAACTCacaaaacatcaaaataaaaaacaacagtAGAAAAGGGCACCCAACCCCCTttaggggcgcccaggcgccacaGTCTAGCAAATTGAGCAACTCTAACCCCCTTTTACCAATTCTAATAATTTTGGTGAACTTCTAAAACCCATAACTCAACTTTTATGCTAAATTAGACTTACCTAAACGATTCTAATCCTTTCTAACATTATTATAAGTGTTCATGTATTGATTTAGGTTGTACAACTTCAATTTTATCAACCTAGAGGtctaaaattgaatttaccACTGAGAATGTGTTTTTAGCAAATTTAGCCCTTCTAACAAGTCTCAAATAACTCAATCAAGTTGTTCCCACTGTCTACTTACACCCTAAACCTCAGTTACTCAAAAACACcctctcacttcctctaaactcaCTCAAAAACACTAGTATTCCTCAACCTAAGAACTCAACTCCAGTTCTACCATTTAGAAcctcattttaaccaattttatagtcttaacaagttataattaacttgCCTAAGTTGCCTCAATAGTCCAAAAGAGTCCTAGACCTTTacctctcaaattcactacttCCCTTCCCTTTAAATAACCCCAATTGCTCAAAATTGCTAACTTAGTTCCTCTCACAAGACCTAAAACAGTTATAATCTCAATTACTTCCTTACTAATAATCCCCTTAACAGATTTACTACCTCCTACCACTTATAACCTGCATTAATTCATCAAATCCACACATCCAACAATTTACAATTATCACATCACATAATATGATTTAACATTCAAAGAATACATGATTTAGTCtagaaaattatcaaaatctaactcaaacaaatttattatgcAAACACAGTTTCATACAAACATACTTCCACAAATGCAAACAGAAacctagctccccttacctttgTTCAACAACgtagtataaatataatttagccCGCTCTCTCGGAATTCGAAGATAACACTAAAACCACCTATAGatcattaaatttgaaatggaaACATGTTTTAGAATCTAATAGAAGCTAGAAATTGAAGGAAAGTGAAATAGGCCACATGCAATCAGATTTGTCACATGATCAAAGCCCTAAACTGAactgaaaagagaaaaacacttACCGGAGGAAAAACACTAAATTGATCGGTGGCGATCAGAGCTCTCGACTCCGGGAACACATAATCACCACCCAAATGACAATGCACCGGTTCAGTTTTAAGATTtggtagagagaaggcagagaaagTTATGGTTGAAGTTTTAGAGAAAGGATATGGCTTTGAAGAAAATGTGGAGAGTTTGGTAAAATTGATATGGTTTATACGTTAAAtctaaatatacttttattcaCAATCTTTAAGcaatagttatattttatttttctaccaTTATCGTTAACGTCAAACCCATATGTTTTCATCCAATATCAGATCGATTTCTCTGAATATTTTTACTTCTACTCTTAGTGGATGAAGATATAGTTGCAttaattttcattgaatttgATACATTGTCAATTTAATCGAAATTAACTTCTAGCCTAGTTAGATTCcaacacatttaaaatttgttttggaagtgaaaaataACAGGtaggtaaaaataaaagaagcacAAGAATAGATGGAGCATACAAATTCATGGCTGAAATGGATAACACCAGTTAAGCTACATAACTTCACAGGCCAGGCTTTGAAGACCTTACATCAAGAAAGATAGAACAGAATGAAATTGGCATTCTCAtccttttgttttcatttttaacagACAAGTCTAACTGGAAGATAGTTCCTAAAGCCGTGATAACAAGATCATACAAAATAATAGCCAATAATTTAATCCAAGTGAAGCCAAAACTACAAAACTCAAAGGGGGGAGGAAGACTGATTCTGAACCAGAGGAGTATCAAACCCAAATCCTGGTACATTTGTGAGGATATGATGAAGAGCCAACAGCACCCTCTCCTTGAAACGGGGTCCGGTCCTCCAATGCTGCTGCTATTAATAGGTTTTTGTTTTCGGTGCCTTCTTGTGTTGCCTTTTAGGGATGGAGTTCTTCATGCCGATGAAAAACAACAGAGCCCCAAAGAGAGCCATATTCTGCAAggaattatattatatttagcgaaaaaatgtaaaaatgcaTCTGGGAATATTGTATTggaaataaagtttttaaaaaaagtcaCGTCTCTGACCTGTGTAAATTTGATGAAAAGTTGAGTAAATTCTTTGTCCTCGCTCTCATAATTGTAAAAATCATAGTGGATAGGAGTAGCAATAAGCTGATGCAGGAGCTACAGCCAAAATAAATAGTCAaaactaggaaaaaaaaatgtcagaagaatatgaaattcaatttattagagaaaatcTGAATACAAACCAGAAGGAGAGCTCCAAAAGAGTTGCCAAATATGAAAAGAATTCCTCCAGTGCCCTTGAGATTAAGGGCCACagcaattaaaattttcatctgCTCAGGACATCAACCATATCAGAGAAATTCTACCATAcaagataatataatatacattCGAGATATAAAGTACAATTTTTAAGTAAACTAAGGTGATATATATACACAACAGCTTCATTCATGGCCAACACAGACTGATAAATTTTGTATGGGCAAGCACCAATAAGCCTGAAGGATAAAGGTACAATCCTCGTTCAACATAAATTGCATGTTCTATGAGATAGtattaaatagatatttattaTAGCATTTAATTAATCTCCAATTACTTTGAAATAAAGACATGATGATCAGACATAATTTTCCAGAGAAGATACACATgatagagaaagaagagaaactaACATCAATCTGTGGGAGTTGAAAGCCAACTTGAGAATGCACGCGATGTGTAAATGCATCAAACTTTGGTCTGAGTGCTTTCGCTGCAGGCCCACCATCAAGTCCAAACTCATTAAATCTATAGTAAAGAACGACCGAGAAAAAAGAAACTTCACTTCAGCAACAAAAAAGAGGGGATGAACCACATATTCTTTTATCAAAAAGAACGGTCATGAATAATTTAGTACTAACAACCAACTCCGCCATCCCCACCAAAATCACAATGAATAATTTCCAAATCAAGCACAATTATCCAATAATGAAGTCATACTCAATAATTCAAAGTAACCCAATTCAGGAAGAATAAAAACGCGATAAAGTCAAACCAAAAGTGCACATAAACAGAGAAAAACATGGTAATTTTCAAACATAACGACAACTATACCATATTTTACCATAAAAATTAATCCGAAAAATCAAATATGCAGACTGGACAAGAACTTAGGGATAATTTCAcaattaacaatattaaaatgcaaaaatagGATCGAGTTTCTCGCACTTCTACCAAATCTTAGTATAAACTTATTAACACGGTCCATCAATGTCAAAACAGGAAATCTAACACAGTAACGCTTTCGAAATCTAaatagaacaaaagaaaaaacgtAAACGCAGATCTACGAGGCTAATTTACTAAGAGAAACGGTTCCAGAACTTAAGCGTTACGGATCCAACTACTGCAGAATGTAAATAACTGAATCTATGAACCAAACATACAAAAAATCCACAAACATTTACTACTTCATTCTTGAATTAAAATGACAGAAACGACATCTTATGATACAAATCAAAAGAggaaaaatttatgaaaaaagtgaaaaaagtaCTAACTCTTGGTAAGCAGAGAGTATAAAAACGGAAGCGAAGAGGACTCTGCCAAGGAAAGAAGCGAAAGCCATTGCAATTTTGTTCTGTTTCACTTTCTTCCGAAGCAGAGAAGGGCAAATCTAGGGCACAGCGTTTTCCTTCTACCTTTCCTCGGACAGAAAAAGAACAGATTTGAAATCAAAAGGAAGAGAATAAGGGTAATATGGTCCACTCAGGGTACGGCTTTTGTTGGGCCAACGTCATGCAAAAGAATTTTGGGGCTTCTTACTGAACTCCACATTTATCTTCATGCATCCCcaaattttcttatattccTAAAATTACCCTTATGAGTTTTTAGGCATTGACTTTGATTAAGGTTCAAAATCTTTTGACACCTTGCGTGCATTCCATTTGCACCTTATACTTCACATGCGGCTCCTTCTTCCCATTTAGGCCTCATCCTTGCACTTCCTTTATTTCTCTTCACATTTTCCTTCCtcaaaaaccaaatataaaattaagaaattaattttgaaatttaaatttcgaaaatttcaaattagattttgaaattcaaaaaaaaccataatcaaatttcgaaatctaaaaaatttcaaaatcagatTTGATATCTGAAAACTCAAAAATTAGATATTGaaatcataaatttaacaattcaaaccaaatttcaaaattatgaaaaatctaaagaattagatttcaaaaatttgagaaaattcagaataaaatttcaaaattttaaaaattctaaaactgaatttcaaaattcaagaaattcaaaaatctagaaccaattttcaaaattcaagaaatataaaattgaattatgaaatctgaaaaatccaaaattgaatttcaaaattcctggaaaaatattgaataattttgaaattcaaagaaTTCTagatctaattttttaaatatgagaaattccaagaaaagaatttaaaaagttatatatagtATGTAGAGTTATAATGAACATCATTGTAAAATTTGATGGGGAAGGAAAACAGATatgaaatgcaagaagaaaatcCCCCAAAAATTTATGTGTCGAGGTAAATAGATAGGggttttttttaacttttttttactataattgaataaaatttcatgcagagagatatttaaattaattttttgaaatttcatttgatatttaaaagttattatggggatttaaaagaagttttttttttcttataaaataagagatgattGATTTGGGAGTTTTTGACTTTATACACAGGTGAGATGAACTTACAAAGTTTGatagtttaatattttggtAGTCGGTAAGTATGGAATAATGCAATCCTGAGCGAGCTACCAGTCAAATCTATCAAAATCTTGGGTGTGGAAACATGGGTCCAATCCAACCAATCcaagtaataattaatatttttaatttattcaattaatttttaaacttttcgaaaaacttatattttattaagaaaaaatattagcaCGTAAGAATATCCAACTACTCCTTATATGTAAGAATAGTTtatctaatatattattttgatttttataatataaaattttactataTAACAAAACAGATTAGAATAAcaattttcacattttcaaataaaactgcttttatttttatgatattcttAAATATCATATCATCTATGtacaaaagtatttttaaaaaaattattttacacctagttttatattattagaaatgTTAGAATTAATAAGTTCATTTAAtgttgttaattttataaaataaaaagttataatttttaaaggtttaatgtttgttaattctttattttcattcagaattttagataaattcatttttttgggcgttttaattggatttttatttttataaaattgaatcaaatatggatttttatcaatttaagaAGACATTGTTAATGAAGGTGTTATTAATATGTTGacatgattttttaaatgatagtagTGTGTGaagtgtatatttttaatttttaatcaaaaaatGACTACAATCAagggaaataaaatttaaataaggaaaaagtggtgaaaagaatttaaattaagtacaacaacttcttctctttctctttcgaTTGCCAAATTGAAATCAGATCAGAGGAAGAAGATTTATGTGCAATTGCGCATTCGAAATCAGATTAAGGGGAAAAAAACATTAGGACTTAGTATTAGGGTTCTTGAGGAAAAAAATCattgtttgattgaaaattAGGTGAAGAATATCATCTTGAAATAACGGTGCATCTGTGGCCTTTTGTTTGAATGAAtccttaaatttgaaatatatttagttgTCGCAACccgaatcgcgacgggacgactaTCCAAAAAAAGGAAACGAGTTTAGAAAAAGAGATTTGTAGtcaccaccatagtttattatggaaaactacggaaaaatcataaaatgataaagtacggtccacgaaaaccaaagattaggttcgggagtcggttacgtgtagggaaggtattagcaccctacaacgcctgcccgaaggtaatacctttaattaaatgcgctaatgtgatgtggtttttcaaaatgtttaattatccctaaaaatgaaattctaaagaaacaaagatatttttttatttttttttgtgcccgacaaggattgaccttgctcctacgtattatCATTCAGAATGAGAAATCAAGGCAACGTAGTTCTAGCTGAGAAATTGTTTGTTTGTctgaaaatgtttttagttttttaaagattttatattttttggtattttttataaaagaacgACAAAatgttttcagcacaaggcctacgcgaatggttgcacgtgtgcttaaaccttttaaaataatttttgtttatttttgaaagaagaagaaaaaggttttcagcacaaggccgacagaatggtcacatatgtgcttaaaccttttgaaataatttttgttgatttttgaaggaagaagaaaaaggtttttaacacaaggcacacaaaatggtcgcacgtgtAGTGGGTTGGGTGGTGGTGTTCGGGACCGAGAGAAAGAGGTTGGAATTTTTTTGGAGAGAAAACAGTGGAAGAGTGTATCTCTGCCTCCCTGAGAGAGAGCCTGAGAGATGAATATTGGGAGGATGCAGAGCCTGTTTGTTTGGATGGTTTACGGACAGAGGGGTCAGTGTGTGTGCTGTGTGATGATGGTTtactagcgcaagcgagaaaatTTTGACCAGACCAATCTGCCCCAGTGTGaaggtttactttgttattgaGGGCAATGACAATGTTTGTGGagaaaatcttttattttgggAAAGTAAAGGGTGGAGGTTTCCAAGCAACATGTGCATAAATGTCTAGAAAGGAAATGTCAAATTGCTATTTTTCTAgacatttgacctcggaaaagtatgacactacaacttttgttttttggtttatcattttttcctctttttctttttattttcaaaaaacaagagtttgacgattcgcaagaaagacaagtgactcaagatttccttcatttttttttgtttttttccctttttttcgcGATACCCTTTTAGGACTCGATTTCCAATACTACTTGGAGAAACCTTGTGGTGAATGATAGCATTGTAAGTCATGGATGAAAGTGTGATATCAATGCGCATACTTCCCCGGTAGCAAGACTTTTCACAACATCAAATTCGCTTGTACAATGATTTATACTTTCTCATGTGGTCTTATAGCCCACTTCATTGCTTCATCGCATCTGCATAGACATTCTCAAGTCGTGCCCCAATAGTAGACTGACTTTCTTCAAACTTGAACCATCTTGAATCAGTCAAAGATTGCATTTGAACTTGAACACCCAACACTTTTGATGGAATGATCGATAGCCTCTTTGTGGTAACCACCTTTCGCATCATGAATCTTGAGGTATTGAGGCTTTAAAGGCTTCATGTAACAAGTAGAGGCAAGGCCTTTTGTAGTAGACTTAAGAGCAATGTTGTATAAGTCAAAGTTATAGGAGTGAAACTCACAGGACTTTTGTCTTGATCAACATTTTTCTACCTAGCAACTTGGTGGGAAGTTGAGTTTGGGTCAAGTATCCCATTCGTCttgcaattttttaaaatggagGGTAAGTCAACGATACTTGAGTGATAAGAGGTGATTGaactctttcctttcttctcttcccaAGCTTAAACCTGACTCGTTCATATTTGTTGTCATGGTATGACTTTGCGTGATCATTCCAATCCTCACACTAACTTCAATTCTTTCATCAAGTATTCAGGTCTGCAAAGTTTGAGGAAACACTACTCACCATGG
This genomic interval from Vigna radiata var. radiata cultivar VC1973A chromosome 8, Vradiata_ver6, whole genome shotgun sequence contains the following:
- the LOC106770793 gene encoding uncharacterized protein LOC106770793; its protein translation is MAFASFLGRVLFASVFILSAYQEFNEFGLDGGPAAKALRPKFDAFTHRVHSQVGFQLPQIDMKILIAVALNLKGTGGILFIFGNSFGALLLLLHQLIATPIHYDFYNYESEDKEFTQLFIKFTQNMALFGALLFFIGMKNSIPKRQHKKAPKTKTY